The genomic interval tcctgggccaactttgctccagtggagccttggctgtgggaggagaagagagagagaggaaggagagggggaagggtggagaagcagacaggtgcttctcctgtgtgttctgaccgggaatcaaacccgggacttccacacgctgggctgatgctccaccactgagccaacctgccagggcctaggcACGGTCTTATGTATATTAATTAGCCCATCTGTGGAATGAAGATCTGTCATTACGCACAGTTGAAAAGGACAGTAACTACCCAAGGGGTTGAGTGGCCTGAGATAGGGCTGGTGTGGCTGTGGTAGCGTTGGGAGCCAAGGCAGGTCCAGTGTGGCAGCCTGATTCTGAAGAACCCGTTTTGTCTTTTAAAACGTTGTGGCAGTTGGGTAGTTTTTGTTCATCTTGCTTTTTACAGgcaaggacagagaggaggaagggagatgagaagtcagctcacagttgtgtcactttcagttgttcattgattgctttctcatgtgccttgacctggggactccagctgagtcaatgaccccttgctcaagtcagcgaccttgggttcaagtcacgGCTCAAGCCAGCGGGtgactgactccttgctcaagctggtgagctcatgctcaagccggatgagcctgcgctcaagcccttgacctcggggtttcagacttgggccctcagtgtcccaggtcagcactttatccactgcaccactgcctggtcaggctctgtctttctttccttttttttttttaaatctatcttGCCCAGAAGTTCATGGGGCATGTCTGTCAAAATGCAGAACCTTTCTTGGATGGCACCTTTGCACACTTGCTACTCACTTTGAAGACCCTGGAGCACACCGCGGGCTCTAGAAACTTCTCCACTTGGAAAACAATAGGTAAAGCCCAGGTTTCTGGGTCCAGTAGAAGTCTCTAAAAATCAGTGGAGTCTGTGTGTCCTGCATGCCAATTATTAACCAGGATATTTGATAAAGGGGACACGCCTGTGTGCCAGCCGGTGATAGTGTGCGATGGGAGCGAACAGAGAAACAGCACCAGGGGGAATTCTTCCGGAAACGATGATAAAAATGGAATGATGCATTTTTGTGACGTGTCGCCTCGGGAAGAAGTAAACGTGTGCATGCACGGATGTTGAAGAAAGTGCCCCATGTGTTGGCAGTAGCTAGGACACCCACTTAGCAATGCGTGGTTTCTGGGGCTATTTGGGACCCGAGACTGGATGCCGGAATCTTCCCAGGGGAGCATTGGCTGACAACCCCTGCTATTGATGCCACAGTCAGCCGGGTTGATTGGGGAATCGAACCCTGCAGGTTCGAGCTTTGTTCCGCCAACCCCAGGGCAAATGACTGGCCTTGGTGCATATAAATTAGAGCTTTTTGAGCTGTGTGGGGAGCCACCCCTGTCGTCAGATGAGTGATGTCATGCCCCAGGGGCTATGCTGGACACTGTAGAAGTTAGGAGTGTGTTTCTTAATGATGGtgacagggaaagagaaatagTCAGGGGTCATTGAAGTGACAATTTGTATGTAGTCCCAGAGTGTGGGAACTGGGTGGGGTCTTTCTGCGCAAGGTGTCTGGCCTTCTTACCCTGTTCACTGCAGGGCAGTGAGTTCAGGGCAGGTGTCCGCTGACATTCACCATCCGTTCCGGAGGACGGTttggaggaagaaggggggagggttgAGTCAGCATGCCTCACCTGGGGCCGCTGGCTATTTTTAAACCCTGGgctgtgtggtttttttcttcctctgattCTGAAGCAGCCCTCGCAGCAGGACTGACAGCTTGGTGTGGGGTTCTGACACGTTGGGCCACATTCGTAAGGTTGCCTCTCCCTGGGGACACAGGCGGGCTGAGTTTCCCTGCTCCCAGCTGTCCAGCTGGGTTCGGCCAGGGTGTCTGTGGCGAGATCTGGAGTGGAGGGTTCTTCCCAAGAGGCTTGCTGGGGCTCACCGCCCTGTTTGCGGTCTGTTCCGTTCATTCAGTCATGTCGGAAGGGATGCAAGGGTCATAAGGATTGAGATCCTGGAATGCACACACTGGAGAGGCACAGTGGCTGGTGTCGGACGCTCGGAGACTCGTTCTCAGAGAGACATACTTCCCGGGGCAGTGTGGGAACCTGTGCGGGCTCAACAGCTGCCCTGCTGGGAATGACCTGCAGGGCGGCCTGTTGACTGCTCCCGGGGTTCCCAGATGGGAAGCgtctgaggaagaggaggggtcCAGGACATTCCTCAGCCCTTCTGGGGACCTGGCTGATCATGAAGCAGACTGTTGACCTGTTCTCTGAATGGCAAAGAGTTCTTTGGGCCCATAGTTACTGGGCTTTTAACAGCTGGGTTCTTTTGAATATAATCCAAAATTAGGTTTCAAATACCTGGAACAGGTagtgtgggcttttttttttttttttttttttttgagaatttatttttatatttgagagagagaagaagggaggaagagagagagagaagcgttgatttgttattctacttactTATGCGTTTATTGGTCGACTCTTgggtgtaccctgaccaggaatcgaatcctcAGCTGTTgagtattgggacaatgctcttaacccaGTTACATGGCGAGGGTTCTCTTTTAGCCTTTTAATATACAAATTATTTGCCCAACTTCGGTTATGTGAAATTCTATGAAATTTCACATACACGTTGACTTTAATGATGGGATAGGACAGCACAGCACCCTATGTCTAATTCCTTCCCTGTTCTGTCTTCCTCACCCCATCCATGTTCTCTAGGTGTGGAATAAATTGATGGAAAATATTGGGGCTTCAGTTCTGGAATAGTGACGGGAATGGTGCGTTTGGAAGTTAGACCTCTGGTTTGAGATTTCATTTGTGGGACCTTGAGCCAGTCATTGAACTTGATTGATTCTCTAAGTTTGtttcctcactaaaaaaaatatagtttaataaCATCTTGTTGTAGTGGCATTAAATGAGGTCGGGTCTTCAAAACACCGTATCACGGATGAAGAAATTATGTATTCCCTTTATGGAAGCTTTCATatgatttttccttttctgaagatAACCTGATATTGACCTGGTCTTCACTGTGTATTCAGACAGCAGCCCACAGTGCTAGCTGCCTTATCAACCCTTCCTCCCAGCTGCCCCCCGTAAGGTAATGTGtttgggccttggccagttggctcagcggtagagcatcagcccagcatgcaggagtcccgggttcaattgccagccagggcacacaggagaagcacccatctgcttctccaccctttcccctctccttcctctctatttcgcTCTTcttctacagccaaggctccatgggagcaaagttggccccgggtgctgaggatggctccatggcctctgccttaggcactagaatggctccggctacaacggagcaacaccccagatgggcagagcatcgccccctggtgggcatgccgggtggatcctggtctggcgcatgtgggagtttgcctccctgcttctaacttcagaaaagtaaaaaaaaaaagaaaaaacaaaaaaaggtaatGTGTTCGAGGGGCACGGACAGGCTCTATTTGGGATACACGTTGCACCGCATATGGAGACTACTACGCAAAACTAAGCTCTGGTCAGTTTGCCCGGGAGGTGAGTTATGTGTGTATCTGGCCATTTGGGTCTGAACCCTGGCTCCACTGACCCTTGTCTCAGATGAGTGATTTATTTAACCTCTCCTTCACCTCGGTCTCCGCCATCTGTAGAATGGGCATCATAATAATTTCTATCATGTGAGGTGGTGATAAGTAAACGAGACCCTTTAAAAATGTTGAGGGGCCCAATACCTAGCCTAAGAAACTGCTTGTGGAACGTGGACTCTCATGATACAATGATTATCCTAATTTTTAATTGTGGCCAGatgtacataacataaaatttaccgcCTGAACCATATATTCGGGTGTACCTTTCAGTAGATTTAGGTTCCGAGCCCTAGCATGAGACCATGTAAAAGTGAAACCATGTCCATTGCACATCCCTTCATCACCCCTGTCCCCGAGGCCCACCGGAACCCTCTAACTCCACATTTTGTTTCTGTGACTTTGATGGCTCAAGATGCCATACATATAAGGGGGATCCTCTGGTATTTTTCTTGTTGTGACTGTAATTAGGTTcagtcttccctctctctgttgtAGCATCCTGGACGCTCCCGACTGCCTACTTAAACCCTAGTCATTCATGTATCATTTCCTTTCTTACGGAAGCAGGGCACCTCAAAGCACCTTTTCCTCCATTTGAAGAAGACACCTAGGGGGAAGTGAAAGAGACATAGCCGGTGAGGGAGGGCATTAAGTCAGGAAATGACTACTCATCTGTGACAGAGTGTGGGGGCTCAGTGCCCCCCCTTCCCCGGATTGGGTGAACATTCAAACGTGCACACACCAGTGGCTCTGGGTGCCTGATTTCCCGATTTGGTGGTGACCTAGACTTTTCTGGCCCATTTTAAGCAAAACCCCCGAGGATTGAGTTTAATTGGGAATGGCTTCCCTACTCTCAGTTGGGACACCCTGAAGTTGCTATAGGCATTGTTGACGTTCATGTCCCAGGTCCCTCTGGCTCCACGTGTGTGAGCAGGCTGCCCAGTTCACTGTGAGGGTAGAGGGGGCCCAGGGTTTGTGGGCTGGAGCCTGAGGGGGCCATAGGGGTGGGATAGCAGCCAAGACTTGGCTTTTCTGTGAATCAGCTGAGCTCAGTGCTGTGCTTGCTGGTTTTGTTGCTATAAGAGAGATTGGGGtggagggcggggagggaggTGCGTGATGTCCCGTGGATGCCTACTCATGTCATGACCCTAGAGTAGCAGGTTGTGTTGTGTATGGGGACCCCGACTCCCTCCCAGCCGGCGCGCCCTCTCTTCCATCGTACACGGTGGCCAGCTCTGGCTCTTCCTCCAGAAGCTTTGGCTGCAGAGGACGTGCCTCTGCGCAGTGGGGCTGGGCACCCCTCCACTCggttctctcctcccctcacagTCCTCCGTTTGTGCGAAGATCGTGCAGCTCCTGGGGCAGAACGAGGTGGACTACCGCCAGAAGCAGGTGGTCATCCTGAGTCAGGACAGCTTCTACCGCGTCCTCACCTCGGAGCAGAAGGCCAAGGCCCTGAAGGGCCAGTTCAATTTCGATCACCCAGGTGACTTGGGGAGTCAAAGGCGTGACGTGGGTTGACGGAGGAGCTGCCTAgtctcccatctggggctggatTGGTGCCTTGCAGGGTTCTGAGGGAGGGGCTCCTGTGGAAGGAGTTTTTTTTGCAACATCACAACTAAATTCTGGGGGGAGATATGTCCTGAACGAGGGTGACTTTGGGAGCCCATTACTTGAGACCGGCCACACCGACCGACCCTGGCTATCCTGTCTTCTTGGCCCTAAAGTAGCCCGTCTCGTGGTCCCCGCCACCCCACATTGTGCGGACACACGTGGGTGGGTGTTAAGCTCACGGATAAGCAGAAGGGAGATGGGCCCAGGGTGGCCGCCTGAACGACCCTTGCCCCTTCGGCTGCGGGTTCTTTAACTGTTGGAACCGGATCTTGTGGGCATGGTGcctgctccccccgcccccaggttATGAGCAGCTTTCTGGGTTGACACGGGCCTGTGTCCAGGACAGCCGCTGGGCTGAGAGGGTGGAGGGGGGCTCTGGGCCAGGGAAGGACGGTCATgcaaggagaaaagaaatccacTTGTCAGAGCCTCCTTCATACGTTCTGAGACATTGGTTTGCATTCTGCTTTCGGTGGAAATTTGTTTACttgttgggggtgtgtgtgtaaaGGGAGGTCTGCTTCTCCAGGGTGTGAGATACAGGTTTGTAGGTATGCCCTGTGCGTGGGTAGAGGGGTTGGGAATCATTTCAAAGGGAAGAAACATTTCAGTGGTTTGGTTTCCTTCAGATGCCTTTGACAACGAACTCATCTTCAAAACTCTCAAAGAAATCACCGAAGGGAAAACCGTGCAGATTCCCGTGTATGACTTTGTCTCTCATTCCCGGTGAGTGAGTTTTTCGTGGCATCCCTGCTCCGCGGGTTCCCAGTCACTGTCCTTCCTTcgcccctgcccacagccagccctccAGGAAGGACGGTGACAGCAGCCAGGGTGCCTCTGGGTGTACACAGCTCGGGGCATCACCTGGGCACTTCTTGGAATAGTTTAGACAAGTTACCTGAAAGGGGTGGTTCATGAAGGGGTAGCTGGAacttccctctgtccctccctccctccggcccttcctccttcccttccatggccacagggctgggggaggagcgAGGTGGTTGGGAGGAAACCGTGAGCCTGTGTTGGAGAGTTTCCAGGATGCCAGGCCTGGGAACAATCCCTGCAGGCGTCTTCCAGACGAGGGCCTGTTTTTGTCTGTCCCATTCTCCATGCAGCAGCAGGTGTTTTTGTTCCAAGGATAAGGACGTCTGTCCTCTGTTTCTGCTTCATGGTGATGGCTCAGACCAGGCAGAGGAGACCCTCACCCTGGCtgtcacccccgccccccctttgCTGGGTCCTCACTGGGGTCTGCGGGCTGTGTCGGGTTGCGTCAGCCCTGTGTGAAGTCTGAGAAGGGGGATCCCCCCGGCGCCCGGCCGTTGCTGCTGACTCCTGTCCCTCGCTGCGCCCGGCTGCTCAGCCCATCCCCTGCTCTGTGCTTGCAGGAAGGAGGAGACGGTCACCGTCTACCCCGCGGACGTGGTGCTCTTTGAGGGCATCCTGGCCTTCTACTCCCAGGAGGTGCGAGACCTGTTCCAGATGAAGCTGTTCGTGGACACCGACGCGGACACCCGGCTCTCCcgcagaggtgtgtgtgtgaagcCTCCGGTGGCCCTGTCGTGGCTTGTGACAGGGCCCGGCCCCCCACTCCTCCCCGGGTCTGAAGCCATTGCCCTTCACGAGATGGCCCTGTGGCCGGCCATGTGATCCAGCTGCATCAGTTCGGTCCCAGGATGTCCTGATGCCCAACCATTTGGTGACATTTGAGAAAGTATCAGTCACTTAATGTGTCAACAAAAGAGCCTGTGAACTCACGGAGATGAAATAAGACATGAATGTTCTGGGTTTGCCGGGAAAATGTCTGGTTGGTCGATGCTCAGATCCTTGTGTGAGGGTGTCACAGGCATCATAGTCAAGACGGGAACCGTGGGTAGGACACCTGAGGCGGCAGCACCCCCCAgctttctctggtccctttgttTCCAGAAAGCTTGAGGTTTTGTCACTGTCTTGCTGACTCCAGAGCAAAGCTGGTGGTTCCCTCAATGGGCCTCCCTGAGTGTGGTCCGGCGTCCTATAGACACAGCTGCCCATGGATTGGGAGCTGAGCCTGAATTTAGCTCTGTAGGGCGCTGAGCAGAGAGCATGGGAGGCTGCATGGAAGAGGTGGCTGGAACTCAGATGTAGTGGGGTCATAAAAGAGGCAACCCACAGAGGTGCGCAGTGCAAACTTGCAcacatgtgcgcgcacacacacacaggaggggGTTGTGTGAAGTTTGTTTCACTATCTGGACTACAGGCGGGCCTGTCATTGTCCTCACAGTGGGTGGGGTGTGAACAGCTGACTCGGGCTTTGCTTGGAGATGCAGGAAATGACAAGGTTGGCTCCCCCGTCACGGAGCAGCCCCTGGCAGATCAGATTTGGTGAGTTTTCCAGCTCAGAGCCTCCTGACCTCAGCGTCTGGGAAAGGTGCCTGGTTCATGAAGCAAACCCGCAGCCAGTTCAGTTCCATAGTCTGATTGCGAAAACTCCTTGTGGAACTGGCAGAGTGGGGAGAAGCGAGCCCTGGGCTT from Saccopteryx leptura isolate mSacLep1 chromosome 2, mSacLep1_pri_phased_curated, whole genome shotgun sequence carries:
- the UCK2 gene encoding uridine-cytidine kinase 2; this encodes MAGDSEQTLQNHQQPNGGEPFLIGVSGGTASGKSSVCAKIVQLLGQNEVDYRQKQVVILSQDSFYRVLTSEQKAKALKGQFNFDHPDAFDNELIFKTLKEITEGKTVQIPVYDFVSHSRKEETVTVYPADVVLFEGILAFYSQEVRDLFQMKLFVDTDADTRLSRRVLRDISERGRDLEQILSQYITFVKPAFEEFCLPTKKYADVIIPRGVDNLVAINLIVQHIQDILNGGPSKRQTNGYLNGYTPARKRQASESSSRPH